GCCATGGTCTTGGAAACCGAGAACGGGATTTGGGAGGCGATCACGGAGGGAGCATGAGCGAGCAAAAACGGACATATTCCAGAGTGGAGACCTTTTTTCCCGGGCGGCTGCGGATTCTAACTCCAGGAGAGGAAAACGCCGCCTACCAGGGGTGTTTCGGCTGCGACGCGGCCCAGAGCGCGGCGTTGCGGCCCAAGGGCGCGAACATGCCGGACGCCCTGCTGGACTTTCTGGAAACCGTCAACTCCAAGCTGGACATGCTGCTCAGTCTGGCCAATCGGGAGCACCTGGAAAGCACATTCCCAGTGGGCGTGAACATTGTGGAAATCAGCGGAGCGGGGCTGATTTTCACCGCGGACCGGGAGTTTGCCCTGGACGACAGGTTGGAACTGGTGCTCTTTCTGAGCCAGTTTCCGTTACAGACGGCCGGAGCCATGGGCCGGATCCACCGCCGTGACGACCGGGCCGGAAAGTCGGCCTGGGCCGTGGACTTCACCTCCATTCGCGAACAGGATCGCGAGGCCATAGTCCGGTTCGTGTTTCAACAGCAACGGGAGCACATCCGGGAGAGCAAGCAATGGAACTGAACGGGCCCTTGCTGGCTTTGGCCGCGGAGCGCGGTCGAGCCGTCGTCGGAGGCATGCTCAACGGGATCGTGCATAATCTGAACAATCCGGTGCATGCCCTGACCATGCAGACGGAACTGCTGCGTAACGCCCTGGGGAAAGACGACCTGGACGGATCGCGACCGAACCTGCAGGACAAGTGCGCACGGTTGGAACGCGTGGCCCAGGATTTGAAAACGCAACTCGACGTCCTCACATGGCGCGACGTCTACGTCACTCCGACCCGGCAACTCATCGATCCCGTTCATTTCGGTACCTGGCTGCTCCAGTTCTGGCAGAGCGATCTGCTGTTCAAGCACAACATCACGGGAACCCTCCTGGTGGAACCTCCGCCACCGCATGTCCAAGCCATCCCCCTGGCCTTGACCTGGTCCCTGGAAGAGCCTTTGGCGGCACTGGTGTCCGCTTTGAGCGACAACAATCCTCAGGGCTCACTGGCTTTATCCCTGGAGTTCGGGCCGTTGTCCGGCGGAGGATTGGGGGTGCGTATGACCACGACCCCGGAGGCCGATGAGTTTCGTGCTCTTGGAGCTGAAATCCGACATGCCCCGGAGTTACGGGAGTTGACCTCCGCATTGGGCTGGGACTGGAGCGCAGAACTGGCCCGAGGCGTTCTCTCGGTGAGTGTGGCTGTTCCCGTAAAAACGGCATGACAAGGAGGTTTTCCTTGGCGCGGGTAAACACGGACGACGCGATGAACGTTTTGGCGGAATTATCCATTTTTCCCATGGACAAGGGCGATAGTCTGGCGCCCTACGTGGCCCGAGCCGTAACCATTATCCAGCAAAGCGGGCTGGCCTATACGTTCGGTCCCATGAGCACGGTGATCGAGGGCCGCTGGGACCAGGTGATGGACGTGGTGGGGCGTTGTCAGGCGGATCTGGCGGCGGACTGCGACCGGATTCTGGTTTATCTGCGCCTGGATTGTCGGCGGGGCCGGGAGGACGCCATTGGGTCCAAGGTTCGCTCCGTGGAGGCTGAGCTCGCCGGAACGTGACCCCTCGCAGTCCGCTGAAAAACTCCCAATTAGCTGCGTCGCTGCAAAAAGTTCAAACTCTCACGTATGAATAAATACGCTTCGACCTTGAACTTTTTTTGCTCCTTGTACTTGGGGTTTTTGAACGGACTGCCGGATAAGGACTTTTTCGACACTCAGCTTGGCTTGCCGTGACCTTTTCACCGGTTTATCTTACCGGCATGTCGCCCGATCCTCATGCGTCGCATTTCGCGTCGAGGGTCGGGCTTTTTTTATGAACGTCATCCCCTTTATCGTCCAACAAAGCGAGCTGGACACCATGACACTGGACCAACTGACGATCATCGCCGTTCTCGTGGCCGCCATGGGCATGTTCATTTGGGGCAGATGGCGACACGACATGGTGGCCGCGGGAGCGTTGCTGGCCTGTGTCTTCATGGGGTTGGTGCCCGGGGCGGAGGCGTTCTCCGGCTTTGGCCATCCAGCCGTGATCACCGTGGTCTGCGTTCTCGTGCTCAGTCACGGTCTGCAGGTTTCCGGAGCCGTGGACGAGCTGGCCAGGCGGGTCCTGCCGTCCTCCGCCGGCCGGACCGGAAGCATCGCTTCCCTGACCGGGCTCGGAGCCTTGCTTTCCGGATTCATGAACAATGTCGGGGCTATGGCTTTGCTGATGCCGGTGGCGGTCAAGGTGTCGGGCAAGTTGGGGCTGACTCCGGGCAAGGTCTTGATGCCTCTAGCCTTCGGCTCGATCCTGGGCGGCACCATCACCTTGATCGGCACCCCGCCGAACCTGATCGTCTCCGGGTTCCGGGCCGAGGCTGGATTGGGCGGCTTCGGCATGTTCGACTTCACTCCGGTGGGGCTTGCCGTGACCGTCGCTGGTCTGGCCTTCATTTCTCTAGTTGGCTGGCGGTTGGTCCCTGGGCGTAAGCAGTCGGACACGGACGATTTCGATACCGCCGTCTACACCACGGAAGTGCGCATCACCGAGGACAGCAAGGCCGTCGGAAAACGGCTACGAGACGTGGAGCGAACCCTGGACGAGGCCGATGCCGTGATCGTGGGCTTGGTCCGAAGCGGGTTCCGGCTGTCCGCGCCGTATCCGGGACGGATCTTGCGGGATGGCGACATTCTCATGATTCAGGCCGAACCCAAATCCCTGGCTTCCGTGCTGTCCGGGTTGGGATTGAAACTGGAAGAAAACGTGCCGCCCCCATCAAGTCAAAAGCAGGAGCCGGAGCAAGGCGGGAAGGACGACCATTCAGGCGATGCAACGAAGCCGGAGGGGGAGGCGTCCAAGAAAAAAGGCGAACAAGAGGATGAAGGGAAATCCAGGTCCAGCGAGATCATCGTCCAGGAACTGGTGGCCATGCCCAGCGCGATCTTGATCGGCCGCTCGGCAAGGGATTTGGAACTGCGCACTCGCTTTGGCATCAATCTGTTGGCCATTTCCCGTGAAGGGCACCGATCCATCAAACGGCTGCGTTCAACGCCGATCCAGGCTGGAGACGTGTTGCTGCTGCAAGGGTCGCCGGAAGCGCTGTCCGGTTTCGCCTCGGAGTTCGGCTGCGTGCCTTTGGCGGTGCGGGACGTGCGGGTTCCGGCGAAAGGCCAGGCCATGAAAGCGTCCTTGATCATGATCAGCGCGGTGGCCGCCACGGCCCTGGGATTGGTTCCGGTAGCCGTGGCCTTTGCCGCCGGGGTGCTGGCGATGATGGCCCTGCGGGTCGTCTCGCCGCGCTCTGTTTACCAAGCCGTGGATTGGCCCGTGATCGTTCTCCTGGGAGCCATGCTGCCGGTGGCCGGGGCCATGGCTTCCACCGGAGCGGCGGACCTGATCGCCCGGTTTCTTTTGGACACGGTGGCCCAGGGGCACGCCGTGCTCGGTTTGGCGGTGATCCTGATTGCGACCATGCTCATTACCGATTTCATGAACAACGCGGCCACCGCCGCGGTGATGTGCCCCATCGCGCTGAGCACCGCGTCTCAATTGGGAGTCAACCCGGACTCCTTTCTGATGGCCGTGGCCATCGGGGCGTCCTGCGCCTTCCTGACGCCCATCGGCCACCAGAACAACACGTTGATCCTTGGACCGGGCGGGTTCCACTTCGGGGACTATTGGCGCATGGGCCTGCCCACGGACATCCTGGTCGTTGCCGTGGCGTTGCCTATGCTACTTTGGGTCTGGCCGCTGTAGCCGGACGAAACAGACGGTCGGCGCGTAACTCCTAACAGTTAAACCCGTTTCGGCCTCATGAGGAGGCCGTTTCGCTCTGCCGGAATTTGCCTTTCGAGGCTCCCGTTCAAAGCCCGCAGTTGTCCGTCAGTTCCAGGTTGCGGGCCGCCTTGACCTCGTCCAGGCGGCTGACCGGGGTGTGCCGGGGCGCGGATTGGATGGCAGCGGGGTCCTGGTCGGCCTGTTCCAGGATGGCGATCAGGTCGTCCACGAATTGATCCAGAGTGTCCAGGGATTCGGTTTCCGTGGGCTCGAACATCAGGGCTTCCTTGACGATCAACGGGAAATAGACCGTGGGGGCATGGTATCCCTTGTCCAGCAGGGCCTTGGCAATGTCCAGGGCCCGGACGCCTTTGGCCGCCTGGCGTACGGCCGAGGCCACGAATTCGTGCATACAGATCCGGTTGTACGGGATTTCCAAATGCTCCTCGAGGCGCTTGCGCAGGTAGTTGGCCGCGAGGACCGCGTTTTCCGAGACCCGGATCAGTCCCTCCCGGCCCAGGCGCAGAATGTAGGCATAGGCCTTCAGGTAGACGCCGAAGTTGCCGTAGAACGGGGCCACGTAGCCGATGGACTTGGGATAGTCGTAGTCCAGAAAGAACTGACCGTCCTCCAGCTTGACCACCCGGGAAATCGGCAGAAAATCCACCAGCCGCTCACACACGCCCACCGGCCCGGAGCCAGGGCCGCCGCCGCCGTGCGGGGTGCCGAAGGTTTTGTGCAGGTTCAGGTGGACCACGTCGAAGCCCGCATCGCCTACGCGCATCTTGCCCAGAATGGCGTTCAGGTTCGCGCCGTCGTAGTAGAGCAGGGCGTCCACGGAGCGGACCAGTTCCACGATCCGTGGCAGATGCTGCTCGAACAGGCCCAGGGTGTTGGGGCAGGTCATCATCACCGCGGCCACGTCCTCGCTGAGCACGGCTTCCAGGGCCTGGGGATCGACTATCCCGTCCTTGGACTCCAGGCTGATCACGTCAAAGCCGGCAATGGCCGCGGAGGCCGGGTTGGTGCCGTGGGCCGAGTCCGGCACCACGACCTTGGTCCGCTTGCGGCCCTTGTCCTTGTGGTAGGCGGCGATGATCATCGCTCCGGCCAATTCGCCGTGGGACCCGGCCATGGGGTGGACCGTGAATCCGGCCATGCCCGTGATTTCGCACAGCAGCCGTTCGGTCTCAAAAATCACCTCCAGTGCGCCCTGGGCGAAATGGCCCGCCCCACGGAATTGGGGCACCAGCGGGTGCAGGCGGCTGAAGCCCGGCAAGGCCGCGGCCTGTTCCATGAATTTGGGGTTGTATTTCATGGTGCAGGAGCCCAGGGGGTAGAAGTGGCTGTCCACGCCGAAGTTGAGCCGGGAAAGCCGCGTGAAGTGGCGCACCACGTCCAGTTCGCCCACCTGGGGCAGGCAGGGTAGTCCGTCCCGGGCCAGTTCCTGGGGGATCAAGCCGGTCAAGTCCTTCTTCAATTCCCGCAGCCCGACGCCGGGGCGTCCGGAAACGGATTGCTCGAATATGGTCTTCATAACGCGCCTCCCAGCAGTTCCTTGAGGATGCCGATGTCTTCGCGGGTGTTTTTTTCGGTGCAGGCGATGAGCAGGACGTTTTCCAGGCCGGGATAGTAGCGGCCCAGGGGAAAGCCGGGCAAAAATCCGCGCCGGGTCAGGCGATCCATGACATGATAGGCGGGCTTGGGCAGGACCAGGGCGAATTCATTGGCAAAGGGGCGTTGGCTGAGCAGCTTGGCTCCGGGGAGCTTGAGCAGGCGTCTGGCCGCGTAGTGGGCCAGTTCGGAGCAGTGCGTGGCAGTGTTGGCCAACCCTCGGGGGCCCATCAGGCAGAGGAAGACGATGGCGCGCAGGGCGCAGAGGGCCTGGTTGGAGCAGATGTTGGAGGTGGCTTTTTGGCGGCGGATATGCTGTTCCCGTGCCTGGAGGGTCAGGACGTAGCCGGTTCGGCCTTGGGCGTCGGTGGTCCGCCCGACGATCCGGCCGGGCATCTGGCGGATCAGGGCCTTGGCGCAGGCCATCATGCCCAGATACGGCCCGCCGAAACTCAGGGGCAGGCCCAGGCTCTGTCCCTCGGCCGTTGCAATGTCCGCGCCCATGGCCCCGGGCGTCTTCAGGACGGCCTGCATCAGCGGGTAGACCGAGATGATGTTCAGGGCGCCTTGGGATCGGGCATGGGTGAACAGGCCGGTGAAGTCCTCCAGGACGCCGAAGAAGTTGGGATTCTGGACGATGATCGCCGCGGTATCGGTATCCACCGCCGCGGACAAGGCTTTCAGGTCCGAACCGCCTTCCCGGTGGGCGACCACGATCATTTCCAGGTGCAGATTGGACGTGTAGCAATCCAACATCCTGCGGTAGATGGGGTTGACACACTCGTCCACCACGATCTTGCGGCGCTTGGTATGGCGCACGGCCATCATCATGGCCTCGTACAGGGCCGTCCCCCCGTCGTAGACCGAAGCGTTGGCGTACTCCATGTCCAGGAGGCGGCAGACCGCGGTCTGGTACTCAAAAATGGCCTGGAGCGACCCTTGAGAGGCCTCCGGCTGGTAGGGAGTGTAGGCCGTGGCGAATTCGCCGCGGGAAGTCAGGAAGTCCACCGCCGCGGGAATGGCGTGGTCGTAAAATCCCGCGCCCAGAAATCCCACCAGTCGGGTGTTGTTTTTGTCCGCCAGGGTTTCCAGGTGCCGCATGACTTCGTGCTCGCCGAGGCCTTCGGGCAGGTCGAAGCTTTTGGGCCGCAGGGTTTTGGGGATCTCCGCGAACAGGGCGTCCATGTCGGGGATGCCGACGACGTCCAGCATGCGGCGCTGTTCGTTCGGGGTGTGGGGAATGTAGGGCATGGAGAATTCTACTCGTCGTTGCACTCGGCAATGGCTTTGTATTCCTCGGGGGACAGCAGGCCCTGGGGCGGTACGCTGAGCCGCACCCGGATCATCCATCCAGCGCCGTAAGGATCCTGGTTGATTTTTTCCGGCGCGCCGTCCA
The nucleotide sequence above comes from Desulfonatronum sp. SC1. Encoded proteins:
- a CDS encoding SLC13 family permease: MNVIPFIVQQSELDTMTLDQLTIIAVLVAAMGMFIWGRWRHDMVAAGALLACVFMGLVPGAEAFSGFGHPAVITVVCVLVLSHGLQVSGAVDELARRVLPSSAGRTGSIASLTGLGALLSGFMNNVGAMALLMPVAVKVSGKLGLTPGKVLMPLAFGSILGGTITLIGTPPNLIVSGFRAEAGLGGFGMFDFTPVGLAVTVAGLAFISLVGWRLVPGRKQSDTDDFDTAVYTTEVRITEDSKAVGKRLRDVERTLDEADAVIVGLVRSGFRLSAPYPGRILRDGDILMIQAEPKSLASVLSGLGLKLEENVPPPSSQKQEPEQGGKDDHSGDATKPEGEASKKKGEQEDEGKSRSSEIIVQELVAMPSAILIGRSARDLELRTRFGINLLAISREGHRSIKRLRSTPIQAGDVLLLQGSPEALSGFASEFGCVPLAVRDVRVPAKGQAMKASLIMISAVAATALGLVPVAVAFAAGVLAMMALRVVSPRSVYQAVDWPVIVLLGAMLPVAGAMASTGAADLIARFLLDTVAQGHAVLGLAVILIATMLITDFMNNAATAAVMCPIALSTASQLGVNPDSFLMAVAIGASCAFLTPIGHQNNTLILGPGGFHFGDYWRMGLPTDILVVAVALPMLLWVWPL
- the gcvPA gene encoding aminomethyl-transferring glycine dehydrogenase subunit GcvPA encodes the protein MPYIPHTPNEQRRMLDVVGIPDMDALFAEIPKTLRPKSFDLPEGLGEHEVMRHLETLADKNNTRLVGFLGAGFYDHAIPAAVDFLTSRGEFATAYTPYQPEASQGSLQAIFEYQTAVCRLLDMEYANASVYDGGTALYEAMMMAVRHTKRRKIVVDECVNPIYRRMLDCYTSNLHLEMIVVAHREGGSDLKALSAAVDTDTAAIIVQNPNFFGVLEDFTGLFTHARSQGALNIISVYPLMQAVLKTPGAMGADIATAEGQSLGLPLSFGGPYLGMMACAKALIRQMPGRIVGRTTDAQGRTGYVLTLQAREQHIRRQKATSNICSNQALCALRAIVFLCLMGPRGLANTATHCSELAHYAARRLLKLPGAKLLSQRPFANEFALVLPKPAYHVMDRLTRRGFLPGFPLGRYYPGLENVLLIACTEKNTREDIGILKELLGGAL
- a CDS encoding PilZ domain-containing protein, whose amino-acid sequence is MSEQKRTYSRVETFFPGRLRILTPGEENAAYQGCFGCDAAQSAALRPKGANMPDALLDFLETVNSKLDMLLSLANREHLESTFPVGVNIVEISGAGLIFTADREFALDDRLELVLFLSQFPLQTAGAMGRIHRRDDRAGKSAWAVDFTSIREQDREAIVRFVFQQQREHIRESKQWN
- a CDS encoding MTH1187 family thiamine-binding protein, giving the protein MARVNTDDAMNVLAELSIFPMDKGDSLAPYVARAVTIIQQSGLAYTFGPMSTVIEGRWDQVMDVVGRCQADLAADCDRILVYLRLDCRRGREDAIGSKVRSVEAELAGT
- the gcvPB gene encoding aminomethyl-transferring glycine dehydrogenase subunit GcvPB codes for the protein MKTIFEQSVSGRPGVGLRELKKDLTGLIPQELARDGLPCLPQVGELDVVRHFTRLSRLNFGVDSHFYPLGSCTMKYNPKFMEQAAALPGFSRLHPLVPQFRGAGHFAQGALEVIFETERLLCEITGMAGFTVHPMAGSHGELAGAMIIAAYHKDKGRKRTKVVVPDSAHGTNPASAAIAGFDVISLESKDGIVDPQALEAVLSEDVAAVMMTCPNTLGLFEQHLPRIVELVRSVDALLYYDGANLNAILGKMRVGDAGFDVVHLNLHKTFGTPHGGGGPGSGPVGVCERLVDFLPISRVVKLEDGQFFLDYDYPKSIGYVAPFYGNFGVYLKAYAYILRLGREGLIRVSENAVLAANYLRKRLEEHLEIPYNRICMHEFVASAVRQAAKGVRALDIAKALLDKGYHAPTVYFPLIVKEALMFEPTETESLDTLDQFVDDLIAILEQADQDPAAIQSAPRHTPVSRLDEVKAARNLELTDNCGL